The nucleotide window AAATCCGGATCCGACTGTCGTTTGAATGGTAAATCCCACTGGTATAGAGTTGAAAACCGTAAtaccataaaatatattttttaattatatgtatgctATATCTCATTGTATGAAAGATACGAAAAACTTAAGTTGCTGAtgattaaataataaacaattatacAGTAATAcagatgtttttgtttttagttgaaGAAAAAGCAATTACACAAATTATTCAATGAATTCACACAAATAATATGACCATTTAAAATTACTTACTAagctataaatatattatataagttaaGTAGACgactatattttgaaaaaaaaaaactttacgcGCACCTTAAACCAAAACAAACATGAAAAACCaatcatatgtgtgtgtatttcaacAAGAACATTCGGAGCAATATCGCAGCCACTTTTTCAGTTTCCATTCGTACATTGTAAACGTTGTAAAACAACTTCGTGCTTCTTTTGCCAACTCATAAGAAAACTCTCCAACGCCCTAAATGAACGTTCTTCAGATTTTAGCTGTTTCAAGGCGGCATCGCGCTGATCGGATAGTATACTATTGTCGACACGTATTTGTGTCAGCCTTTCCTTGGTAAAATTGTGTCGCAATAAAAAGCTGGCGTCGCCGTTTGCTCTGGCATATGGATGGTATCTTAGTTGACCACGTAGCTGTGTTGGTAAAGCTGACTGTTCTGCGGAGTTTGCCATAAACGCAGCTggcttttgtattatttttgtggTTTGCATTTCCGTAATAGGCAACTCTTTGTTTATCAATTCTAATGGTATCTTTGCAAATAGTCGCTCTATTATCTATGAAATAAACGTATTCTTTATTGTTTGGTTAATGATATAAGTTATTGCCTTTTACATACCAGTTGTTGATGAGTAAGCAGTTGGTTTTTTTGGCGAGGCGCTAAGAGGCAGTGTATCAGTGGGTATAGTCTCCAGTGGCTTTCTTTATCTTTTTCTTCCATTTCCAAACGACGTCGTTCGGCGCTATAAAATACGAGCATGCAAAGTAATaactattaaattatttaaaaatcatatatataatatattaatactaacatgtatttatttttaaaactgtttattttaCGCCGCACTTCCTGTGCGTTGACAAAAAAACCATATTCTCGCATACCCTCTGATATTGTACGGAAAATGGGTATATTTGTCTTTAAGGTCGTCACTTCATTGCTATGAAGTCTCCATAATTCCACCAAACGCATCTCTTCCCAACTGTTCCAGTATCGTGATCGAAGATGTTTTGGTACTACTTCGGTGTCCTCGCCGGTGGTTGTTGATGTGTTTTGCGATTGAGCCGGTGGCTGGTTTTCGTCGATTATCTCCATGTCGCAATTGCTCATCTTGTGCTATAACTGTTTAAGCATGtacaattttgttatatttgctagaaatatattgttaaaaataattatgtttgtGGAATACGCTCATAacacaacaaaataaacaaatgtcactaaaattttactaaaagaGCATTGCCAAGCCAAAATAACcagaatatttttcatatttgttcAGAGCACTCCGAAAACATTAAGACTACTCTTGAAAATTTAATCTATCATATAAGAGCgtgcaaatatataaactaaataATGTTTTCCCATTAGTCGTCCAAAAACAGAAGTCAAGACTGTAAGATCTGCAAATCATAAGGCCTTCGCTTGAGAAATgaaagatacatatacataagagTTTCGTTTTGCGATATTTGGTATTTAATCAGTTTTTCAACTTAAAGGTACCCT belongs to Bactrocera dorsalis isolate Fly_Bdor chromosome 1, ASM2337382v1, whole genome shotgun sequence and includes:
- the LOC105225335 gene encoding uncharacterized protein LOC105225335 yields the protein MSNCDMEIIDENQPPAQSQNTSTTTGEDTEVVPKHLRSRYWNSWEEMRLVELWRLHSNEVTTLKTNIPIFRTISEGMREYGFFVNAQEVRRKINSFKNKYIAERRRLEMEEKDKESHWRLYPLIHCLLAPRQKNQLLTHQQLIIERLFAKIPLELINKELPITEMQTTKIIQKPAAFMANSAEQSALPTQLRGQLRYHPYARANGDASFLLRHNFTKERLTQIRVDNSILSDQRDAALKQLKSEERSFRALESFLMSWQKKHEVVLQRLQCTNGN